A genome region from Tachyglossus aculeatus isolate mTacAcu1 chromosome 1, mTacAcu1.pri, whole genome shotgun sequence includes the following:
- the NRROS gene encoding transforming growth factor beta activator LRRC33, translated as MELPSLCLSLSSVLLAVGWRSGTGMTAGASQDVCRLVDGSADCQRRGLTSPPTHLPPQLEELLLDGNPIRTLGGRLSSSYPLLGKLSARGCRLELVEPGALTGSARLWALDLADNSLSAHAAATGAALRSLPALRRLDLSRNGLTEETAALLLRNLSSLESLSLARNGLMRLDPSVFAGLGSLRELDLQKNYIYEIEKGTFEGLGALDRLDLAYNILPCIVDFELTQLRVLNVSNNILEWFLSSGREAAFRLETLDLSHNRLLFFPLLPAASRLHTLLLADNEMSFYEAAAAALGGEARPRGREEVVQFLLLDGGLLSVTTVTLWEDWALGDLSSLRFLDLSRNQFRYLPSGFLRNLTALAHLDLNRNCLESLGLREDGPPGRARPPRGRGPAREGTEAAPRLLRDLRFLNLSVNRLRGLPAGFFAHTGNITTVDLSHNRIRLCPQPTGACVDFRDAASLRSLSLGGCGLAGLDAQAFRGMALTHLDLSDNEGALCRGGPALGPLAATLRVLHLGRAGLGPNCTEPDLSLFGSLRVLGLASNSLSDVPRALGRLALEILDLRQNGLAALPRRTVAERLPQSLRVLYLGQNPFDCCRMEGWDLLLSRPGLGVPDRARVLCNFSARGFRVDDLPEEVVRDCRWGRADPALLYLVLLLPTCLTLLVACGVIFLTFKKPLLQVVKTRCHWSSVY; from the coding sequence GTGGATGGGAGTGCTGATTGCCAGAGGAGAGGCCTGACTTCGCCCCCCACCCATCTGCCGCCCCAGCTAGAAGAGCTGCTCCTGGACGGGAACCCCATCCGGACTTTGGGCGGgcggctctcctcctcctacccgcTGCTGGGGAAGCTGAGCGCCCGCGGCTGCCGGCTGGAGCTCGTCGAACCCGGCGCCCTCACGGGCAGCGCCCGCCTGTGGGCCCTGGACCTGGCGGACAACTCCCTCTCCGCCCACGCCGCCGCCACGGGGGCCGCCCTccgctccctcccggccctgaggAGGCTGGACCTGTCGAGGAACGGCCTGACCGAGGAGACGGCCGCCCTGCTGCTCCGGAACCTCTCCTCCctggagtccctgtccctggcCCGCAACGGCCTCATGCGGCTGGACCCCTCCGTCTTCGCCGGCCTGGGCAGCCTCCGGGAGCTGGACCTGCAGAAAAACTACATCTACGAGATCGAGAAGGGGACCTTCGAGGGGCTGGGGGCCCTGGACCGGCTCGATCTGGCCTACAACATTCTCCCCTGCATCGTGGACTTCGAGCTGACCCAGCTGCGGGTGCTCAACGTGAGCAACAACATCCTGGAGTGGTTCCTGTCGTCCGGCCGAGAGGCGGCCTTCCGCCTGGAGACCCTCGACCTGTCCCACAACCGGCTCCTCTTCTTCCCGCTCCTGCCGGCGGCCAGCCGGCTCCACACGCTCCTCCTGGCCGACAACGAGATGAGCTTCTACGAGGCGGCGGCCGCGGCCCTCGGCGGGGAGGCCCGACCGCGGGGGCGGGAGGAAGTGGTGCAGTTCCTGCTCCTGGACGGCGGCCTGCTCTCGGTCACCACCGTGACCCTCTGGGAGGACTGGGCCCTGGGCGACCTGTCCTCCCTGCGCTTCCTGGACCTCAGCCGAAACCAGTTTCGCTACCTGCCGTCCGGGTTCCTGCGCAATCTGACGGCCCTCGCCCACCTGGACCTGAACCGGAACTGCCTGGAGTCGCTCGGCCTGCGGGAGGACGggcccccgggccgggcccggcccccgcgAGGACGAGGCCCGGCCAGGGAGGGGACGGAGGCGGCCCCCCGGCTCCTCCGGGACCTCCGCTTCCTGAACCTGAGCGTCAACCGGCTGCGGGGGCTGCCCGCCGGCTTCTTCGCCCACACCGGGAACATCACTACAGTGGACCTGAGTCACAACCGCATCCGGCTGTGCCCGCAGCCGACCGGGGCCTGCGTGGATTTCCGGGACGCGGCCTCCCTGAGGAGCCTCTCCCTGGGCGGCTGCGGGCTGGCGGGCCTGGACGCCCAGGCCTTCCGGGGGATGGCCTTGACCCACCTGGACCTGTCCGACAACGAGGGCGCCCTGTGTCGGGGTGGTCCGGCCCTGGGGCCCCTGGCCGCCACCCTGAGGGTCCTCCACCTGGGCCGCGCCGGCCTGGGGCCCAACTGCACCGAGCCGGACCTGTCCCTCTTCGGGAGCCTGCGGGTCCTGGGCCTGGCGAGCAACTCCCTGAGCGACGTCCCCCGGGCCCTGGGCCGCCTGGCCCTGGAGATCCTGGACCTGCGGCAGAACGGCCTGGCGGCCCTGCCCCGCCGGACCGTGGCCGAGCGGCTCCCGCAGAGCCTGCGGGTCCTCTACCTGGGCCAGAATCCCTTCGACTGCTGCCGGATGGAGGGCTGGGACCTCCTCCTCAGCCGGCCGGGGCTCGGCGTCCCCGACCGGGCCCGGGTCCTCTGCAACTTCTCCGCCCGCGGCTTCCGCGTGGACGACCTGCCCGAGGAGGTGGTCCGCGACTGCCGTTGGGGACGGGCCGACCCGGCCCTGCTCTACttggtgctcctcctccccacctgcctCACCCTGCTCGTGGCCTGCGGCGTCATCTTCCTGACTTTCAAGAAGCCACTGCTGCAGGTCGTGAAGACGCGCTGCCACTGGTCCTCCGTTTACTGA